The Chloroflexota bacterium genome contains the following window.
TTGGCGGGGTCAAGGAGAAGGTGCTGGCGGCCCACCGGGCGGGCATCAAGAAGCTGCTGCTGCCGCGCCAGAACGAGCGCGATTTTATGGAGGACGTGCCGGCAGAATTGCGCGACGAGCTTGAGGTGGTGTTCGTGGATACGGCAGAGGAAGTCCTCCAGCACGCCTTGCAGCCGCCCGCCGAGGATGCTGCCCCGGCCCCTGAAGCGTCCGCACGACCTCGTCGCTCGCGCGCACGGCCGGCCGGCGCGGCCGGCGCGGCCGGCGCGGCCGGCGCGGCTGGCCCAGCCTGAGCGGAGAGGCGGGGCTGATAGTGCGTCTCCCTTCGACGTTGGAACTGCTGGTGGAGGCCGGGGAGTCCTCTGCTGAACAGTACGAATTGCTGCGCTGGGTTCGCTGCCTCTCGCCGCAGGGGCTGGCGGACCGGGCCGGCGTGCTCGCGCTGTTGGATGATGTGGCGCGTGAGGCCGCCGTGGCGGCACGCTCGCCAGGGCAACCCATCACCGGTGGCCCGACGTTGCCGCAGATCCAGGTTGGCGCGTTGCGGTCTGCCGGCTATCTCGATGAGGCCGGCTGCGCCCAGTTCGACGCATGGCCCGGCGAGCGGGAGACCGTCTCACGGATCGTGACCGAGGCGCAGGCAACACTGCGTCGGCTGCACGACGCGGCCGACGGCGCAGGCAGGCGCAGCGTTGACCTCATCACCTGCCGGACCTGCGGCCGGCAGGTGCCCTCGGAAGCGCGCTACTGCGGCTACTGCGGCATCCGCGTCTGACAGAGCGGAGGCTGATGACGTGTTATCACTGACGTCGGTACAAGCCCCCACCCCCCGACCCCCTCCCTCGCAAGGGGGAGGATGTCGGCGAAGCCGATAGTCGCGCCGCGCAGCGGTTGGGGAGGGGCTTCTCGGCCGTAGCGTTGCTGGCGGCCCGGCCCGACGCTATCCTGACGAGGCGTCGGTGCACCCAGCCGTGCAGGCCGACGTACCGAGCAGGAGGCAGTCAGATGGCGGTAAAGATCGTTCCGCTCGACAACGGTCCGTTGATGGTGGAAGGTGAGCTTGAACTCGTCTCACCCAGCGGCCAGCCCATCGCCACCAAGGGGAGCAAATCGTTCCTCTGCCGCTGCGGTGGCTCGACCAGGAAACCGTTCTGCGATGGCACCCATTCGCGGATCGGGTTCGCGGCTGCCGAGGCCGCCGTGGCA
Protein-coding sequences here:
- a CDS encoding CDGSH iron-sulfur domain-containing protein, whose amino-acid sequence is MAVKIVPLDNGPLMVEGELELVSPSGQPIATKGSKSFLCRCGGSTRKPFCDGTHSRIGFAAAEAAVAKQDAEG
- a CDS encoding zinc ribbon domain-containing protein, translated to MELLVEAGESSAEQYELLRWVRCLSPQGLADRAGVLALLDDVAREAAVAARSPGQPITGGPTLPQIQVGALRSAGYLDEAGCAQFDAWPGERETVSRIVTEAQATLRRLHDAADGAGRRSVDLITCRTCGRQVPSEARYCGYCGIRV